The DNA window ACGTACGGTATGACTAACACAGATTGGTCAGAAACTCAGGAGGTACTGTGCTCAGAGGAATACAAGGTGCTAATCACATCTCTCACGATAAAATATGAGATGACCTGTAAAAATAGGAGGCAAAGAAAAACATACTAGGTGAGGATTGCGGTCAAGCAGCGATGGCTCTTTGAACTTGAGTTTACATGAATACTGCCGATTCCCCTTTATGTGCATAATTCCATGATGGTTGCAGTACAGCTTCCCAAGAATGAGGTTATTAATAGTTGTTGTCACCTGAAAACGCATCAGCATGTGACAGGCAGAATTCAGTTTTGAATATAGTTCCAATCCGTGAGTGTCCCGTCTTATCATGCCACCCACCTTACTCCACTTGAAGATTTCACCGTCATCAAATTCCACTGTCAAAACGCCAACAGGATCAACTTGAATTGACTGCCCCCAGAACTTGGATTTTACATTGCTGTCGCCCCAGAATTTCCAGCCCTTGCCTTCAGAGTGGCAGGCAATCAGCATTGGATGATGACTAACCTATCCATGCAAATGATGAACAGCAACATGCTGCAATTAAAAGCCTCGCAAGCACAGTTTCAGACTATTAAGATACCAATGTTCAGTTCCCAAATTAACAAAAGAGGCTATTAAACAGAAGAAATTGCATGATTTTGGACACAAATATACTCCAACAGCTTTTGACTAAACAGACTAAGTAAAACAGAGTTTTTTGCATAAGTAGAAGAAAGAATACTAACTGACCTTCTCGGCAAAAAAGCGGATCCTTCTATCAGGAAAATTAGCTTCATAAGTCTCTCCTAACAATGGATTGAATGGTTTGCAAGGTCTCGCGACAGATGAAGCATAGCCAGAGATCGCAAAAGCAGCTACTTTCAGGATTCTCATGAGGCTATTCCCCTAAATCAAATGCAATAGATACATGAGTAAAATTTGTAATAACACTTCACAACCTCAGCACATGGAAATTTCAAATCAGAAgaaaactactccctctgtaaactaatataagagtgtttagatcactactttagtgatctaaacgctcttatattagtttacggagggagtaccagATAAAAAATACAATATGTACAAAGACAAATATCCACTGATCTGTGTTACTAGATAAACTGCCCCATTCGTAATAAATTTGTGGCAGAACTCAATCAACGTTAACACTATTCCGTAATCAATGTTAACTCCCATGTGGCCACAAACAAGAAAAGCAACTGGTGACTACTGTTACTGCTCCGAAAACACTCATCATAAAACAGTTGAATATCCTAGAAATTCAAGACCATAAACGTATTAGTGATCTTACCACTTTTCCATATTCATAGGCTTGATCCAGAAGGTAGGAATATTCGAAATCTTCAAAGCACTTTTGGAGGGATGAAAGTGGCTCATTGAAGTAAACTGGAAGGCATACTCGTGTCAAATCCTTGCCAACACTATCTTTAATAATGGACCAAAGGCTGATTCCTTTCTCTTTCTCAGTAGGTTCTGGTAGTTTACTCCGTCGTTTGATTTCAGGTAGCATGTTGTTAGAATCTTGAATTTGGATATCCACAGCTTCTTGGCCACCTGGATTATCTATGTTAGTAGCACTGTGTACACCACAATCTGTGGAATCTGACATTGTTGAAGATCTGCTGTTTGATTCTATGAAGTAGTCTGCAGCATCAAAGAATGTAGAGTCCTCTTCACAAGTCAATTCACCACCATCTTGCTTCTCAAATTCATCAGATTCTGTTGTGCTATATTCTGGGCAAAAAACAAATCACTGGATCATTAGAAAAGCTAATGCAAGAGCATGGGATAACTCAGGCATGCTGATTATAGGCGATAGTGTAGTAAACTTGCAACAGCTTCCGGAAAAATAAAACTTGCAGCAGTTTCCATTAAAAATAACTTGCAAcagtttctttactttctttaGGAAATAAGGCAGCACATCCAAATAATTCAGACAACTAAATGAGAAAGGTTAAAAAAGCATCCAACAGAGACAGTTGAAAGAAGGACGCAAGCACCACATAAGTAGATGCATGCAGCTAACACAGTGCAGTAATTTGATTAGTATGTGTTAAGAAATCATACCACTGAAATTTCCATGCCGGGAACTAGAAAATTCATTTTTTGTCAACGCCCCCTGTATTATATTTCCATCTTTACCTTCCTGCACAAATAGGCGTGTAATACACTATGTAAAATTCCTGCAGGAAAAAAGAGCAGAGTAACCTTTCAAGGAGAGTAACCTTTGCAAAGTTAAGTAAAAGGTTCCATATGAGATTTACTGATAAGCAAAAACATATGACCAATAAGCATATGATGTAGCTCCACTATTTAGGTTCAGGCATTAGCAGTTCCTGCTACCTATCAATTCCATATAAGCATTTTCTCTTAGAATTGCATGGCCTCAAAAGAAACACACGCAGCCATTCTTACCTCGAAATGGTGTCTGCTAGATCCGAACAAGCTTAGATGATCGTCATAGCGTAGCTTCAGTTGCTTTCTGTAGCTTGAAAACTCCGAAAGCATAATCTGTTCGCAGTCCTGTATAAGACTCTCGTTTAAACCATCCTGGTGCATCCGATTTCGAAGCCTTGCAGTGGAAACTGAAACATCACTCTGCACAAAAGTTATTCTTCCACTGAGTGACCTGAGCGAATAAACACTCCTCGCCAAGATCAAGGCC is part of the Triticum urartu cultivar G1812 unplaced genomic scaffold, Tu2.1 TuUngrouped_contig_9018, whole genome shotgun sequence genome and encodes:
- the LOC125532091 gene encoding oxysterol-binding protein-related protein 2A-like isoform X2; the protein is MSDSTDCGVHSATNIDNPGGQEAVDIQIQDSNNMLPEIKRRSKLPEPTEKEKGISLWSIIKDSVGKDLTRVCLPVYFNEPLSSLQKCFEDFEYSYLLDQAYEYGKVGNSLMRILKVAAFAISGYASSVARPCKPFNPLLGETYEANFPDRRIRFFAEKVSHHPMLIACHSEGKGWKFWGDSNVKSKFWGQSIQVDPVGVLTVEFDDGEIFKWSKVTTTINNLILGKLYCNHHGIMHIKGNRQYSCKLKFKEPSLLDRNPHLVQGFVEDNDGKKAPFLIGKWDESMYYTNLDTSKVKSADQLQGASLLWEKNKPSPNPTRYNLSSFAITLNELTPELQEKLPPTDSRLRPDQRHLENGEYEKANTEKLRLERRQRMSTKLQDNGWKPRWFEQDAEDGAYHYKGGYWEARDEGRWDGCLNIFGEFSET
- the LOC125532091 gene encoding oxysterol-binding protein-related protein 2A-like isoform X1 codes for the protein MHQDGLNESLIQDCEQIMLSEFSSYRKQLKLRYDDHLSLFGSSRHHFEEGKDGNIIQGALTKNEFSSSRHGNFSEYSTTESDEFEKQDGGELTCEEDSTFFDAADYFIESNSRSSTMSDSTDCGVHSATNIDNPGGQEAVDIQIQDSNNMLPEIKRRSKLPEPTEKEKGISLWSIIKDSVGKDLTRVCLPVYFNEPLSSLQKCFEDFEYSYLLDQAYEYGKVGNSLMRILKVAAFAISGYASSVARPCKPFNPLLGETYEANFPDRRIRFFAEKVSHHPMLIACHSEGKGWKFWGDSNVKSKFWGQSIQVDPVGVLTVEFDDGEIFKWSKVTTTINNLILGKLYCNHHGIMHIKGNRQYSCKLKFKEPSLLDRNPHLVQGFVEDNDGKKAPFLIGKWDESMYYTNLDTSKVKSADQLQGASLLWEKNKPSPNPTRYNLSSFAITLNELTPELQEKLPPTDSRLRPDQRHLENGEYEKANTEKLRLERRQRMSTKLQDNGWKPRWFEQDAEDGAYHYKGGYWEARDEGRWDGCLNIFGEFSET